A single genomic interval of Sulfoacidibacillus ferrooxidans harbors:
- the hisH gene encoding imidazole glycerol phosphate synthase subunit HisH, with protein sequence MIAIVDYGVGNLRSVGQAFTHLGVDVIATDDASVLLRADGVVLPGVGAFGDAMNQLRVRELITPIKQYAAEGKPLLGICLGMQMLFDTSEEHGEHAGLGLISGSIKRMQGTHKIPHVGWNQLEKSREHPLVKDIKMGDSVYFVHSYYAIPDHQQVVVASVDYYQEIPAIVVQDQVIGMQFHPEKSSTVGLQLLSNFIAFIDRGERGEEHDCITGHRLI encoded by the coding sequence ATGATTGCCATTGTTGATTATGGGGTGGGGAACTTAAGGAGTGTGGGTCAGGCCTTTACTCATTTAGGGGTAGATGTTATTGCCACGGATGACGCTTCTGTTCTATTACGGGCAGATGGAGTGGTTCTCCCCGGTGTTGGAGCTTTTGGTGATGCAATGAATCAGTTGCGTGTTCGCGAGTTGATTACCCCGATAAAACAATATGCTGCAGAGGGGAAACCGTTACTTGGGATTTGCCTTGGCATGCAAATGTTATTTGATACGAGCGAAGAGCATGGGGAGCACGCAGGACTTGGGCTCATCTCTGGTAGTATCAAACGGATGCAAGGTACGCATAAAATCCCACACGTAGGATGGAATCAGTTAGAAAAGAGTCGTGAACATCCGCTCGTAAAGGATATAAAAATGGGTGATTCTGTATATTTTGTACACAGTTATTATGCAATTCCGGATCATCAACAGGTAGTCGTAGCTAGTGTAGATTACTATCAAGAGATTCCTGCTATTGTCGTACAGGATCAAGTGATTGGTATGCAATTTCATCCTGAAAAAAGCTCGACTGTCGGTCTACAACTATTGAGTAACTTTATTGCGTTTATCGATCGGGGTGAAAGGGGGGAAGAGCATGATTGTATTACCGGCCATCGACTTATTTGA
- a CDS encoding HisA/HisF-related TIM barrel protein has product MIVLPAIDLFEGAAVRLLQGDYERKEEYGDPLDAAKSYEAAGATHLHIVDLGAARSGVFDRATYSLVSRIMSTTYLKVEIGGGIRSKEDLERWYDAGVWRCVLGTAAVRNLDFAQEMIHLYGDRVIVGIDSKEGYVASSGWTYREQIRSEEFGRVLKGFGLQECIYTDISRDGMMSGINQLGALTLAQQTGLKVIVSGGVKDLGDIDAIVEKQSEGLFGVVLGKALYEGRLSLVDVLAHARMKEV; this is encoded by the coding sequence ATGATTGTATTACCGGCCATCGACTTATTTGAGGGTGCAGCCGTGCGGTTACTGCAAGGTGATTATGAACGTAAAGAAGAGTATGGTGATCCGCTTGACGCTGCCAAATCATATGAGGCGGCGGGAGCGACTCATCTTCATATCGTTGATCTGGGTGCTGCGCGCTCTGGAGTTTTTGATCGCGCGACGTACTCACTTGTTTCGCGCATCATGTCGACCACCTATTTAAAGGTAGAAATAGGTGGTGGAATTCGCTCGAAAGAAGATCTTGAACGATGGTATGATGCGGGAGTTTGGCGTTGTGTATTGGGAACGGCAGCTGTCCGCAATCTAGATTTTGCACAAGAAATGATTCATTTATATGGCGATCGTGTCATTGTAGGGATTGATAGTAAAGAAGGCTATGTAGCCAGTTCTGGGTGGACTTATCGAGAACAGATACGATCAGAAGAGTTTGGACGCGTGTTAAAAGGATTTGGTTTACAAGAGTGCATTTATACTGATATTTCAAGGGATGGTATGATGTCTGGAATCAATCAGCTAGGTGCGCTTACATTAGCGCAGCAGACTGGTCTCAAAGTCATTGTATCAGGTGGGGTAAAGGATCTGGGAGATATTGATGCGATTGTAGAAAAACAATCTGAGGGTCTTTTTGGTGTTGTACTTGGTAAAGCACTCTATGAAGGCAGGTTGTCACTAGTAGATGTACTCGCTCATGCGCGTATGAAAGAGGTGTAA
- the hisF gene encoding imidazole glycerol phosphate synthase subunit HisF, whose protein sequence is MLAKRIIPCFDVDRGRVVKHESFFANKRDAGDPVALAAQYDAQGADELVLLDITATHEQRGILLDIIRQTASQVFIPLTVGGGIKHVDEVREVLLAGADKVSLNSAAVRDPSLILEVARRFGSQCAVVAIDAKWSVELQDYEVVIGGGRIHTGKTVLSWAKEVERYGAGEILLTSFDQDGKRNGYDVRVTKQVASTVSIPVIASGGAGTSEHFYDVLTQGEADAALAASVFHFKETSIGEVKRELRKRGVVVRESVGS, encoded by the coding sequence GTGTTAGCAAAGCGTATTATTCCATGTTTTGATGTGGATCGGGGTCGCGTTGTAAAACACGAATCATTTTTTGCAAATAAAAGAGATGCTGGGGATCCAGTTGCACTTGCAGCACAGTATGACGCGCAAGGTGCAGATGAGCTGGTGCTTTTGGATATTACGGCTACACATGAACAACGGGGAATCTTATTGGATATCATCCGTCAAACGGCATCACAGGTGTTTATTCCTCTGACTGTAGGTGGTGGGATCAAACATGTGGATGAAGTGCGAGAAGTACTTCTCGCAGGAGCCGATAAGGTTTCACTCAATTCTGCAGCTGTAAGAGATCCTTCACTGATTTTAGAAGTCGCACGTCGTTTTGGGTCGCAGTGTGCGGTCGTGGCGATTGATGCCAAGTGGTCAGTAGAGTTACAGGACTATGAAGTGGTGATTGGTGGGGGACGCATTCATACGGGAAAGACGGTTCTCTCGTGGGCGAAGGAAGTTGAACGATATGGTGCAGGGGAAATCCTCCTAACGAGTTTTGATCAGGATGGGAAGCGTAATGGATATGATGTAAGGGTGACAAAACAAGTGGCATCGACTGTCTCCATCCCAGTTATTGCTTCTGGTGGGGCGGGTACATCAGAACACTTTTACGATGTATTGACGCAAGGTGAAGCGGATGCAGCTTTAGCTGCAAGTGTTTTTCATTTTAAGGAAACATCAATTGGCGAAGTAAAACGGGAATTACGAAAAAGAGGAGTTGTTGTGCGTGAGTCAGTTGGTTCTTGA
- the hisIE gene encoding bifunctional phosphoribosyl-AMP cyclohydrolase/phosphoribosyl-ATP diphosphatase HisIE produces MSQLVLDAQIDDSILRFDEHGLIPAIIQDVQTGQVLMLAYMNRESLKISLSTGETCFYSRSRKKLWHKGAKSGNTQSIRSAFYDCDEDTLLFQVVPAGPACHTGEVSCFIGKEDLEREQTPWLTTGDRGQRPTDILQLLEQRVAQRAKTMPEGSYTTYLFTKGIDKILKKVGEETAEVIIGAKNRDASEVQYEVADLIYHLLVMLREQEISLDAILHELQRRYFEER; encoded by the coding sequence GTGAGTCAGTTGGTTCTTGATGCACAGATAGATGATTCAATCTTACGTTTTGATGAACATGGCTTAATTCCGGCGATTATTCAAGATGTGCAGACTGGACAGGTTTTGATGCTTGCATATATGAATCGTGAATCGTTGAAAATCTCTTTATCGACAGGTGAGACTTGCTTTTATAGTCGATCCCGAAAGAAGCTTTGGCATAAAGGTGCAAAATCCGGGAATACTCAATCCATTCGCTCCGCTTTTTACGATTGCGATGAAGATACACTGCTTTTTCAAGTGGTGCCTGCAGGTCCGGCTTGCCATACGGGGGAAGTTTCCTGTTTTATTGGAAAGGAAGACTTGGAACGAGAACAAACACCATGGTTGACGACGGGGGATCGCGGACAACGACCTACTGATATTTTGCAACTTTTAGAGCAACGTGTCGCTCAGCGAGCAAAAACTATGCCAGAAGGATCATATACGACGTACTTATTTACAAAGGGCATTGATAAAATACTTAAAAAAGTGGGAGAAGAAACTGCGGAAGTCATTATCGGTGCAAAAAATCGCGATGCTTCCGAAGTACAATATGAAGTTGCTGATTTGATTTATCATCTTCTTGTGATGTTGCGTGAGCAAGAGATTTCTTTGGACGCTATTTTACATGAGTTACAACGAAGATATTTTGAGGAACGGTAG
- a CDS encoding ABC transporter ATP-binding protein codes for MSTLLEVSGITTSFKTANGFLPAIEDVSFTVNKGETLGIVGESGCGKSVTSLSIMQLLTANGKIEAGSIRFSDKELVGLKDGDMRKVRGNDIAMIFQEPMTSLNPVHKIGRQIGESLRIHKNYSKAKAREKAVELLNLVGIPRAEEIVEEYPHRLSGGMRQRVMIAIAMACNPQLLIADEPTTALDVTIQAQILDLMRKLKSELDMGILLITHDLGVVAEMCDRVVVMYAGKVVEQGNVKDIFRNPSHPYTIGLLSSIPRLEGRQERLSSIPGNVPSLELMPAGCRFASRCPHATQRCVTEEPSLLSVSNNHDARCWLVEEKGRVV; via the coding sequence ATGTCGACATTACTAGAAGTCTCGGGGATTACGACGAGCTTCAAAACGGCCAATGGATTTTTGCCTGCAATTGAAGATGTGAGTTTTACCGTTAATAAAGGTGAGACACTAGGTATTGTAGGTGAGTCTGGGTGCGGTAAAAGTGTTACGTCGCTGTCCATTATGCAATTACTGACGGCAAACGGAAAGATTGAGGCGGGGTCGATCAGATTTAGTGACAAGGAACTGGTCGGTTTGAAAGATGGTGACATGCGCAAGGTTCGCGGGAATGACATTGCGATGATCTTTCAAGAGCCTATGACCTCGTTAAATCCCGTTCACAAGATTGGAAGACAGATTGGTGAATCGCTTCGCATTCACAAAAACTACAGCAAAGCTAAAGCCCGTGAAAAGGCGGTTGAACTGCTCAATTTAGTGGGAATCCCAAGAGCAGAAGAGATTGTTGAAGAATATCCACATCGATTGTCAGGTGGTATGCGTCAACGGGTTATGATTGCGATTGCGATGGCTTGTAATCCGCAACTGTTAATTGCGGACGAGCCCACTACTGCACTTGATGTAACGATACAGGCTCAGATCTTAGATTTGATGCGCAAGCTGAAATCAGAACTAGATATGGGGATTTTGCTGATTACGCATGATCTTGGTGTCGTCGCGGAGATGTGCGATCGCGTAGTTGTCATGTATGCAGGAAAAGTTGTTGAACAGGGGAATGTTAAGGATATTTTCCGCAATCCTTCACACCCTTATACAATCGGTTTATTGAGTTCTATTCCACGCCTTGAAGGTAGACAAGAACGCTTGTCGTCTATTCCAGGAAATGTTCCAAGTCTAGAGCTCATGCCCGCTGGTTGTCGATTTGCATCACGCTGTCCGCACGCCACGCAGCGCTGTGTCACAGAGGAACCTTCTTTGTTATCTGTCTCCAATAATCACGATGCACGTTGTTGGCTCGTGGAAGAAAAGGGGAGAGTCGTATGA
- a CDS encoding ABC transporter ATP-binding protein, with amino-acid sequence MSDALLQVRGLEKYFPIKKGVMRLTKGNVRAVDGVSFDVKAGETFGLVGESGCGKSTTGRSILRLIEPTGGEVIFDGKDIRKLGQTEMRKMRKEMQIVFQDPYASLNPRYTVRQILEEPMIIHGLHGGAAERKKKVIDLLETVGLSGSRMNRYPHEFSGGQRQRIGIARALAVSPKLIIADEPVSALDVSVQSQVLNLMNDLQNEYGIAYVFIAHDLSVVKHISDRIGVMYLGKLVELGPAEELYEKPLHPYTQALLSAVPIPDPEIKRERIILQGDLPSPSNPPSGCYFHPRCKDCMAICKTTAPEWKEVEPNRFVACHLYN; translated from the coding sequence ATGAGTGATGCATTGTTGCAAGTTCGTGGATTGGAGAAATACTTTCCCATAAAAAAGGGTGTTATGCGCCTCACAAAGGGAAATGTACGAGCTGTTGACGGAGTCAGTTTTGATGTAAAAGCAGGGGAAACATTTGGACTTGTAGGTGAAAGTGGATGTGGGAAGTCTACGACAGGTAGAAGTATTTTACGCTTGATTGAACCCACTGGTGGCGAAGTTATTTTTGATGGAAAAGATATTCGTAAATTAGGTCAAACAGAGATGCGCAAGATGCGCAAAGAAATGCAGATCGTATTTCAGGATCCCTACGCATCACTTAATCCTAGATATACGGTGCGACAAATTCTTGAAGAACCCATGATTATTCACGGACTTCACGGAGGAGCTGCAGAGCGTAAAAAGAAAGTCATCGATTTGTTAGAGACAGTTGGTCTTTCGGGTAGTCGCATGAATCGTTACCCGCATGAATTTTCTGGTGGACAGAGGCAGCGCATCGGTATTGCGCGGGCGCTTGCGGTCAGTCCCAAACTCATTATTGCAGATGAACCTGTATCTGCACTCGATGTATCTGTTCAATCACAGGTATTGAACCTCATGAATGATTTGCAAAACGAATATGGCATAGCATATGTTTTTATCGCTCATGATCTAAGTGTTGTTAAACATATCAGCGATCGAATTGGCGTGATGTATCTTGGTAAGTTAGTTGAGCTAGGACCAGCTGAAGAACTGTATGAAAAGCCGCTACATCCCTATACGCAGGCATTACTTTCTGCTGTTCCAATTCCTGACCCAGAGATTAAACGCGAACGCATTATCTTACAAGGAGATTTACCAAGTCCTTCGAATCCACCAAGTGGTTGTTACTTTCACCCGCGGTGCAAAGATTGCATGGCGATTTGTAAAACAACTGCCCCAGAGTGGAAAGAGGTCGAACCCAACCGATTCGTTGCCTGTCATTTATATAATTAA
- a CDS encoding ABC transporter permease yields MSQAITPPSTKLTQTLAHPQRKAQSKFVRVLKAYPLVFVGGLMVLILIFVALFAGKLAPFNPDFQFANGLAADGAPLAPNHTFIMGTDDLGRDVYSRLLFGARISLEVGVFASLISLFIGTSLGIISGYYGKWIDSVIMRITDIMLAFPFILFVVALVAVLTPSVSNIFIAIGVLGWASTARIVRAQVLAVKEFEYVQAARALGSRQFRILFRIILPNIMAPVIVLTTLAIGNNMLLESTLSFLGIGVQPPTPSWGSMLAEGQQVFEYAPWLLYYPGLALLFSVLGFNLLGDGLRELFNPRRVR; encoded by the coding sequence ATGTCACAAGCAATAACACCCCCATCAACAAAACTTACTCAGACACTAGCTCATCCGCAACGGAAGGCGCAGAGTAAATTTGTGCGTGTACTAAAAGCGTATCCGCTTGTGTTTGTAGGTGGCTTGATGGTGCTTATATTAATTTTCGTCGCACTCTTTGCAGGGAAATTGGCCCCGTTTAATCCAGATTTTCAATTTGCCAATGGCCTGGCTGCAGATGGTGCACCCCTTGCCCCTAATCATACGTTTATCATGGGTACTGATGATCTTGGGCGAGATGTTTATAGTCGGTTATTATTTGGTGCGCGCATTTCGCTTGAAGTCGGTGTATTTGCTAGCTTGATTAGCTTATTTATCGGTACGTCACTCGGTATTATATCTGGCTATTACGGTAAATGGATCGATAGCGTGATTATGCGCATAACAGACATTATGTTAGCCTTCCCTTTTATCCTTTTTGTCGTAGCACTTGTCGCAGTTTTAACGCCTTCTGTGAGTAATATCTTTATTGCGATAGGTGTGCTCGGTTGGGCAAGTACTGCGCGGATTGTGCGCGCACAGGTGTTGGCAGTCAAGGAGTTTGAGTATGTTCAGGCAGCTCGTGCGCTGGGTAGTCGGCAATTTCGTATCTTGTTTAGAATTATATTGCCTAACATTATGGCGCCTGTGATTGTCCTTACGACGCTTGCAATTGGGAATAATATGTTGCTAGAATCGACTTTGAGTTTTCTTGGCATTGGTGTACAGCCCCCTACTCCTAGTTGGGGAAGTATGTTAGCTGAGGGTCAACAAGTATTTGAATATGCACCATGGCTACTCTATTATCCTGGGCTTGCCTTGCTATTTTCAGTGCTAGGCTTTAATCTGCTAGGGGATGGTTTACGAGAGCTATTCAATCCACGCCGAGTTCGCTAA
- a CDS encoding ABC transporter substrate-binding protein produces the protein MNVSKMRMVGVIASMAMLGTALAGCGTQSATTSQQGNTTASGGSTQPVYGGTLTLDLLSQFPHLDPAKAYDTTSEEAVEQFYNTLVTYQGATNTIVPDLASYTVSDGGKVYTFSIKNAKFWNGDPVTAQSFITEFQRVLSNSMQSGGQGFVDPLIQGSAAYVAGKATNVSGLKAINSSTLQITLMHPSATFLYVLAMPFFSAVDPTYIAAHSESYIDTHPMGTGPFELASYTPGKDYVLTKNPNYFVKGIPYLNKIVFNINNSPSAVLFHFEQGQTGMISWNQGGIPTEDYLPLINNPTYASDIVKQTEVATDYFGLNCAVGPTQNVAVRRALEYAVNKQVIVRILDGLAVPANQIIPPSMPSGYEQNLPANASYSYNPALAKKLLAKAGYPKGFNTTIYTDNSSPTDLKMAEAVQQMFSQVGVNATINQSSWNTFLASNETGKQNMFTLAWLEDFPDPSDFLNTLFNTNQIPVNDSTNYSNKQVDALLNQGSIMPAGTARDNVYKQAQNIIMSQAPWIPLVNPVYAAAVQPWVKGFYVNPNLMDPLQYIWIAKH, from the coding sequence ATGAATGTCAGTAAAATGCGCATGGTGGGAGTCATTGCTTCGATGGCAATGCTCGGTACTGCGCTTGCAGGATGCGGCACACAGTCCGCAACGACTTCGCAACAAGGTAACACAACAGCAAGTGGCGGTAGTACGCAGCCAGTGTATGGGGGGACGTTAACACTCGATCTGTTAAGTCAATTCCCGCACCTTGATCCGGCCAAAGCGTATGATACAACCTCCGAAGAGGCTGTTGAACAGTTTTATAATACGCTTGTGACATATCAAGGGGCAACGAATACGATTGTTCCTGATTTAGCCTCTTATACCGTATCAGATGGTGGGAAAGTATATACTTTTTCCATTAAGAACGCTAAATTTTGGAATGGTGACCCAGTTACGGCGCAAAGTTTCATTACAGAGTTTCAACGTGTGTTAAGTAATAGTATGCAGTCTGGTGGACAAGGATTTGTTGATCCGCTCATTCAGGGATCAGCAGCATATGTGGCTGGTAAAGCTACAAATGTCTCAGGTTTGAAGGCAATTAACAGCAGTACATTGCAAATTACACTGATGCATCCAAGTGCTACATTTTTGTACGTGCTAGCCATGCCATTTTTCTCAGCCGTTGATCCAACGTACATTGCGGCTCATTCTGAGTCCTATATTGATACTCATCCGATGGGAACCGGACCCTTTGAATTAGCTTCATATACCCCAGGTAAAGATTATGTTTTAACAAAGAACCCAAATTACTTTGTTAAAGGCATTCCTTACCTGAATAAAATTGTATTTAATATTAATAACTCACCAAGTGCTGTACTTTTCCATTTTGAGCAAGGTCAAACGGGTATGATTTCTTGGAATCAGGGTGGTATTCCAACGGAAGATTACTTGCCACTTATCAATAATCCGACGTATGCAAGCGATATTGTGAAGCAAACGGAAGTGGCAACAGATTACTTTGGTCTAAACTGTGCTGTTGGTCCTACACAAAACGTGGCTGTGCGTCGCGCTCTTGAGTACGCAGTCAACAAACAAGTCATTGTTCGTATATTAGACGGGTTGGCTGTCCCAGCCAATCAGATCATTCCACCTAGCATGCCTTCTGGTTATGAGCAAAATTTACCTGCAAATGCGAGTTATTCGTATAACCCAGCACTTGCAAAGAAGTTGCTTGCTAAGGCAGGGTATCCAAAAGGATTCAATACCACGATCTATACAGATAATAGTAGCCCAACCGATCTGAAAATGGCTGAAGCTGTGCAGCAGATGTTTTCACAAGTGGGCGTCAATGCAACGATCAATCAATCTTCGTGGAATACCTTCTTGGCTAGTAATGAGACAGGTAAGCAGAACATGTTCACCTTGGCATGGCTCGAAGATTTCCCAGATCCATCAGACTTTTTAAACACGCTGTTCAATACCAATCAAATTCCTGTCAATGATTCGACAAACTACAGCAATAAGCAAGTCGATGCATTGCTCAATCAGGGATCGATCATGCCAGCAGGTACGGCACGAGACAATGTGTACAAGCAGGCACAAAACATCATCATGTCACAAGCTCCATGGATTCCACTGGTTAACCCTGTGTATGCCGCAGCAGTACAACCTTGGGTGAAAGGATTCTATGTGAATCCAAACTTAATGGATCCCTTGCAATATATCTGGATTGCAAAGCACTAA
- a CDS encoding ABC transporter permease: MIAYIIRRIGGSIVVLIGISIITFSLAYLVPANPARAIVGPHASEALVLQVEKQLGLNEPLPVRYVHYMGNLLQGNLGTSYVLDQPVTTLISQRAGATAQLAVTAWIAELLIGIPIGIISALYDRKAVDHVVSILALVGISLPVFFVGLELMYWVGFKLGWLPVGGTGGFNFVILPALTYAITGAAYYARLLKSSMIDVMSSDYIRTARAKGASPNRVIFGHALRNAIIPVMTYGGIDIASLFGGVVVIEDVFGYSGIGQLTVQAINNLDVPVIMGTVLFAALFVVLFNLLVDVLYGIVDPRITY, encoded by the coding sequence GTGATTGCTTATATTATTCGTCGCATCGGTGGCTCAATCGTCGTTTTGATTGGGATTTCGATCATTACTTTCTCGCTTGCATATCTTGTGCCTGCGAATCCCGCTCGTGCGATTGTCGGGCCTCACGCATCGGAAGCACTTGTACTTCAAGTGGAGAAACAATTAGGACTCAATGAACCATTACCCGTAAGATATGTTCATTATATGGGGAATCTATTGCAGGGTAATTTAGGTACTTCTTATGTGCTTGACCAACCAGTGACAACGTTGATTAGTCAACGGGCAGGGGCAACAGCTCAACTTGCGGTCACAGCTTGGATTGCAGAATTACTCATTGGTATTCCGATAGGTATTATTTCCGCTTTATATGACCGAAAAGCCGTTGATCATGTCGTTAGTATACTTGCACTTGTTGGGATCTCATTGCCAGTCTTTTTTGTTGGACTTGAATTGATGTATTGGGTTGGATTTAAACTTGGATGGTTACCTGTAGGTGGAACTGGTGGATTTAACTTTGTTATATTACCAGCGCTTACTTACGCTATAACAGGTGCTGCTTATTATGCTCGTTTGCTAAAATCTTCTATGATTGATGTCATGAGTTCTGACTATATACGTACTGCAAGAGCTAAAGGTGCGAGTCCAAATCGCGTGATTTTTGGTCATGCATTGCGTAATGCAATTATTCCTGTGATGACGTACGGTGGCATTGATATTGCCAGTTTGTTTGGCGGTGTGGTGGTTATTGAAGATGTATTTGGATATTCAGGGATTGGACAGCTGACCGTACAAGCCATCAATAACCTCGATGTTCCTGTTATTATGGGGACAGTCCTATTCGCCGCGCTGTTTGTTGTCTTGTTTAACTTATTAGTTGATGTCTTGTATGGTATTGTAGATCCGCGAATTACGTATTAA
- a CDS encoding ABC transporter substrate-binding protein, with amino-acid sequence MKRNKLRLLGVVASVAMIGTALAGCGTQTATPSQSGSDTATNSTQPVYGGTLQMDLSSQFPHLDPAKAYDTTSYEAVLQFFNQLVTYQGATNNIVPDLATYTISDGGKVYTFNIKQAKFWNGDPVTAQSFITEFERVLNNNMQSGGQGFIDPIIKGSAAYVAGKANSVSGLQALNSNTLQITLQHPSATFLYVMAMPFFSAVDPSYIAAHPESYIDLHPMGTGPFELASYTPGKDYVLTKNPNYFVKGIPYLNKIVFNINNSPSAVLFHFEQGQTGLISWNQGGIPSEDYLPLSNNPTYSGDIVKKTEVSINYLGLNCVSGPTKHVAVRRALEDAVNKQVLVRILDGLALPANQIIPPSMPSGYEPTLPAQDQYTYNPTLAKQLLAKAGYPNGFNTTIYTDNSNPSDLKTAEAIQQMFSQIGVHAQVNQTSWNTFLTNNETGKQNMFTLAWIEDFPDPSDFLNTLFNTNQIPVNDSTDYSNQQVDALLNQGALMPAGTARDNVYKQAQNIIMSQAPWIPLVYPVYDAAVQPWVKGFYINPNLVDPLQYMWVVPHNS; translated from the coding sequence ATGAAGCGCAATAAATTACGTTTACTTGGTGTAGTGGCTTCCGTTGCTATGATTGGAACAGCATTAGCTGGGTGTGGAACGCAGACTGCGACTCCATCGCAGTCGGGTAGCGATACAGCAACAAATAGCACACAGCCAGTGTATGGTGGCACTTTGCAGATGGATTTATCCAGTCAGTTTCCGCACCTTGATCCGGCAAAAGCGTATGATACAACTTCTTATGAAGCTGTATTACAATTTTTTAATCAACTTGTTACCTATCAAGGAGCGACAAATAATATTGTCCCTGATCTGGCAACATACACTATTTCTGACGGTGGAAAAGTCTATACATTTAATATTAAGCAAGCAAAGTTTTGGAATGGTGATCCTGTTACAGCGCAAAGTTTCATTACCGAATTTGAACGTGTACTTAACAACAACATGCAGTCAGGCGGACAAGGTTTTATTGATCCCATTATCAAAGGATCAGCTGCGTATGTTGCGGGTAAAGCAAACTCGGTTTCTGGTTTACAGGCTTTAAATAGTAATACGTTGCAGATTACACTGCAGCATCCTAGTGCAACGTTTTTGTATGTTATGGCGATGCCCTTTTTCTCGGCTGTCGATCCATCCTATATAGCTGCACATCCAGAATCGTATATTGATTTGCATCCGATGGGAACAGGGCCTTTTGAACTTGCCTCTTATACTCCCGGCAAGGATTATGTTCTAACGAAAAATCCTAACTACTTTGTTAAAGGGATTCCTTATTTAAATAAAATTGTATTTAATATTAACAATTCTCCAAGTGCCGTTTTGTTTCATTTTGAACAAGGACAAACGGGGCTGATCTCTTGGAACCAAGGAGGCATTCCATCAGAAGACTACCTCCCGTTATCCAATAATCCTACCTATAGTGGGGATATTGTAAAAAAGACTGAGGTATCTATTAATTATTTGGGATTGAATTGTGTATCTGGTCCTACGAAGCATGTCGCTGTCCGACGGGCATTAGAAGACGCAGTGAATAAACAAGTGCTTGTGCGTATTTTGGATGGGCTTGCGCTTCCGGCCAATCAGATCATTCCACCGAGTATGCCATCTGGGTATGAGCCGACGTTACCCGCACAAGATCAGTATACGTATAATCCAACACTTGCGAAGCAATTGCTAGCAAAAGCGGGCTATCCCAATGGTTTTAACACTACTATTTATACGGATAATAGCAATCCGTCCGATCTTAAGACGGCTGAAGCGATTCAACAGATGTTTTCACAAATTGGCGTACATGCACAGGTTAATCAAACATCTTGGAATACTTTTTTAACGAATAACGAAACAGGGAAACAAAACATGTTTACGTTAGCTTGGATTGAAGATTTTCCGGATCCGTCCGACTTTTTAAATACGCTCTTTAATACGAATCAGATTCCAGTAAACGACTCGACCGATTATAGTAATCAACAAGTTGACGCGTTATTGAATCAAGGAGCGCTTATGCCAGCAGGAACAGCTCGCGATAATGTGTATAAGCAAGCACAAAATATCATTATGTCGCAGGCGCCGTGGATTCCGCTCGTTTATCCAGTTTACGATGCAGCTGTCCAGCCGTGGGTGAAGGGCTTCTATATTAATCCTAACCTAGTGGATCCATTGCAATACATGTGGGTTGTGCCGCATAACTCATGA